A DNA window from Providencia huaxiensis contains the following coding sequences:
- a CDS encoding heme lyase CcmF/NrfE family subunit: MIPEIGSVLLCLALGLAVLLSFYPLWGVARNDARLMASSRPLAWLLFLCVTGAFLVLVNAFVVNDFSVTYVANNSNTQLPIWYRVAATWGAHEGSLLLWVLLMSGWTFAVAICSYRMPLDIVARVLAVMGMVSVGFLLFIIFTSNPFSRTLPAFPIEGRDLNPLLQDPGLIFHPPLLYMGYVGFSVAFAFAIAALLSGRLDSSFTRFARPWTMAAWFFLTLGIMLGSAWAYYELGWGGWWFWDPVENASFMPWLVGTALIHSLSVTEQRATFKAWSLLLSIFAFSLCLLGTFLVRSGVLVSVHAFASDPSRGLFILAFMVLVIGGSLLVFALRGHKVRSRVNNALWSRESMLLGNNVILTAAMLVVLLGTLLPLVHKQIGLGTISIGEPFFNTMFIALMVPFALLLGIGPLVRWGRDRPAAIKKLLIIATVLTVILSFALPLLMEDRVEALTVVGLMMACWIAILAFAEMRVRISKKIKLTPSYWGMVLAHLGLAVTIVGIAFSQNYSIERDVKMKPGDSISIRAYTFVFNGVKEADGPNYQGVIGSISVKEKDKVIGVLMPEKRFYSVSRAVMTEAAIDGGFTRDLYAALGEEIAKDTWTMRLYYKPFVRWIWSGGVLMAIGALFCLFDPRYRRRKLQGETA; the protein is encoded by the coding sequence ATGATCCCTGAAATTGGTAGCGTTTTACTGTGTTTGGCATTAGGTCTTGCCGTTTTGCTGTCTTTTTACCCGCTATGGGGAGTGGCTCGCAATGATGCCCGCCTGATGGCATCATCGCGTCCATTAGCATGGTTACTTTTTCTCTGTGTAACAGGGGCATTCCTAGTATTAGTGAATGCCTTTGTTGTTAATGATTTCTCAGTCACTTATGTTGCCAATAACTCGAATACGCAATTGCCAATTTGGTATCGTGTTGCTGCAACATGGGGAGCTCACGAAGGCTCATTATTACTTTGGGTATTATTAATGAGCGGCTGGACATTTGCGGTAGCAATTTGCAGTTACCGAATGCCTCTCGACATTGTCGCCCGTGTTTTGGCCGTCATGGGGATGGTTAGCGTTGGTTTCTTACTGTTTATCATCTTCACTTCAAATCCGTTTTCGCGCACGCTACCCGCCTTTCCGATTGAAGGGCGTGACCTCAATCCATTACTGCAAGACCCCGGGCTGATTTTCCACCCACCATTGTTATATATGGGCTATGTCGGCTTCTCAGTGGCATTTGCCTTTGCGATTGCGGCATTGTTAAGTGGCCGGTTAGATAGCTCTTTCACGCGCTTCGCTCGCCCTTGGACGATGGCAGCATGGTTCTTTTTAACACTGGGGATCATGCTAGGTTCCGCATGGGCCTATTACGAATTAGGCTGGGGAGGCTGGTGGTTCTGGGACCCAGTGGAAAATGCCTCCTTTATGCCATGGTTAGTGGGGACGGCATTGATCCACTCACTTTCCGTTACTGAACAGCGAGCCACGTTTAAAGCCTGGTCACTATTATTGTCGATTTTTGCTTTCTCACTGTGTTTACTCGGGACTTTCTTAGTCCGTTCAGGGGTATTGGTTTCTGTACACGCCTTTGCCTCAGACCCATCTCGAGGGTTATTCATCTTAGCCTTCATGGTGTTAGTGATTGGCGGCTCTTTATTGGTGTTTGCACTGCGTGGGCACAAAGTACGCTCAAGAGTTAACAATGCGCTATGGTCTCGTGAATCCATGTTATTGGGCAATAACGTTATCCTAACAGCAGCGATGTTAGTCGTGTTACTCGGTACATTGCTACCGTTGGTCCATAAACAAATTGGTCTGGGTACGATTTCCATTGGTGAACCGTTCTTTAATACCATGTTTATCGCGTTGATGGTGCCATTTGCCTTGTTACTTGGAATTGGCCCACTCGTACGCTGGGGGCGTGACCGCCCTGCGGCTATCAAAAAATTATTAATCATTGCAACGGTATTAACCGTTATTCTCTCTTTTGCCTTGCCATTATTAATGGAAGATAGGGTAGAAGCGCTGACGGTTGTCGGCTTAATGATGGCGTGCTGGATAGCTATTCTTGCGTTCGCGGAAATGCGAGTGCGCATCAGTAAGAAAATCAAGCTCACGCCAAGTTATTGGGGAATGGTACTGGCGCACTTAGGTTTAGCGGTAACCATCGTCGGTATTGCCTTTAGCCAAAATTACAGTATTGAGCGTGATGTGAAAATGAAGCCGGGTGATAGCATTTCAATTCGTGCTTATACCTTTGTATTTAATGGGGTAAAAGAGGCTGATGGCCCTAACTACCAAGGCGTTATTGGCAGTATTTCAGTGAAAGAGAAAGACAAAGTCATCGGTGTTTTAATGCCAGAAAAACGTTTTTATAGCGTTAGCCGAGCTGTTATGACCGAAGCCGCGATTGATGGCGGTTTTACTCGCGATTTATATGCCGCATTGGGTGAGGAAATTGCTAAAGATACGTGGACGATGCGTTTGTATTATAAACCGTTTGTTCGTTGGATCTGGTCTGGTGGCGTATTAATGGCTATAGGTGCGTTATTTTGCTTGTTTGACCCACGTTATCGTCGTCGTAAATTACAAGGGGAAACCGCATGA
- the ccmE gene encoding cytochrome c maturation protein CcmE, producing the protein MNIRRRNRLWLICSILVGVGLTLALILYALRSSIDLFYTPGEIIYGKRETQQIPEVGQRLRVGGMVMPGSVVRDSYPVSNAVNITFTVYDAEGEVDVSYHGILPDLFKEGQGVVVQGELQENNHILAKEVLAKHDENYTPPEVEKAMQENHRRPAAAYKDNAS; encoded by the coding sequence GTGAATATTCGTCGTCGTAACCGACTTTGGTTGATCTGTTCCATATTGGTTGGCGTGGGGTTAACCCTCGCATTGATTCTCTACGCATTGCGCTCAAGTATTGACTTGTTTTATACCCCCGGTGAAATCATCTACGGTAAGCGGGAAACTCAGCAAATCCCTGAAGTTGGGCAGCGTTTGCGCGTTGGCGGCATGGTGATGCCCGGTAGTGTGGTACGTGATTCTTACCCCGTCTCTAATGCCGTCAATATTACTTTCACAGTTTATGATGCCGAAGGTGAAGTGGACGTAAGTTATCATGGAATTTTGCCTGACTTATTCAAAGAAGGGCAAGGTGTTGTTGTTCAAGGGGAATTACAAGAGAATAATCATATTTTAGCGAAAGAAGTGCTTGCTAAACATGATGAAAACTATACGCCACCAGAGGTTGAAAAGGCGATGCAGGAAAACCATCGCAGGCCAGCTGCTGCCTATAAGGACAATGCATCATGA